AAAACTAAAAAAATTTTTCAAACGGGAGCTTTTTCTTTTAAGGCCTGGCCCCAAGAAGCCTGGATTTCAATTGATAATAAATTAGTGAAAAAAACTGACTTTTTCTTTGGTACCGTCTATATTGAAAATATTCTGCCCAAAGAATATAGAGTAAAAATTGAGAAAGAAGGTTATTTGCCATGGAAAAAAACCTTAGAGATAAAGGAAAAATGGGTAACAGAAAATAAAAATATTTTTTTAGTTCCAGAAAACCCTCGGTTCAATCTTTTAGAAGAGGGGGGTGATAACTTTTTCTTGTCCCCCGATGGAAAGAAAGGTATCTTGAAAAAAGACGAAAAAGATGGCTGGGCCCTGATTCTTCTTGATTTTGAGAAAAATATATCCTCTTCATTATTTCAAGAAAAAGACTTCTCAGAGAAAGATAAAAATACCGACTTCATTACACTAGAATGGTCATCAGATTCAAAAAGGTTTTTACTAAAAAATAAGGCAGGAAAAAATCAATATTTTGTTATTGAAGTAGAAAATGAGCCAAATATTTTTCCTTTAGATTTCTTGAGTATGAACTTGAGCGACGCTGTTTTCCACCCCCGAGACCCTCAGGTTATACTTTTAACCCAAAACCTAACGAAGGAAGACAATCTTTTCTCTGTTAATTACAAAGAAAAAAGTCTTTCTGGACCAATCTTGAGCGGTTTCTTAGCCCTTAAAGCTTTCGATAATAGTCTCTTTTGGTTAGACGAAGAAGGATTTCTCCGTCAATCTAATTTGTCGAGTAATGAAATTCGTCAATTGAACAAAAAACCTCTCTCTTTAAATCCTGACTCTCAATATGAATTATTCACTTTCGCTAATGATAAAATATTTCTTAAAGAAGACGACGACTTTTACTTTTTAAACCAAGACAGACAGTCGCTTGAAATGATTTCAGGAAGAATAAAAGGGGCGCGAATTTCTCCTGACTCAAAAAAGATAGTCTATTTTACCGATAACGAAATTTGGGTCTTATTTTTGGAAAATATCGAAGAACAACCTCGAAGGAAAAATGGGGAAAAACTGTTTTTAACCCGCTTCTCAGAAGAAATTGGAGATGCCTTCTGGTGGACGTCGCATTATTTAGTCTTTTCAGTTGGCGATAAAATTAAAATTACCGAGATTGATGACCGAGATAGAATAAATATCTATGATTTGGTTATATTTAAAAACCCGGAAATATTCTGGAATAAATACGATAAAAAACTATATGTTTTAAGTGAAGGAAAAATTTTTATTTCAGAGCAATTAATCCCCTAGGAATCATATTTATTCACCAACTAAAAAGCCGCGTTAGTACGCGGCTTTTTAGTTTTTTATTCAATAATATTATCAACTTTCCTTTGAGTTGAGCTGTTCAATCTTTCTCTTAAATCCTTCCCAGTTAACTTCTCCGCTTCCTGCCATTCGACATATCTCTTTAAACTGGCAATATCTACATTGCCAATTACTCGGCCAACTTTCCATTCTCGAGGGAACAATATTAGAATGAATTTTTGTTTTAAGGTTGGTTAGTCCGCTTAAAAGAGACTGAACCTGGGCTTTATCATAATCAACAACGAATTCTTTTAGCTCTTGAGTATCTTTGTTAACATAAAGCAATATCCCTTTTTTAATTTTAAAATAATGTAAATATAGTTGAATTTGATTAACGTTTTCTTCTTTCGGCTGCTGCAGATTTCTAAAAATTATACTATTCATGCTCTTAATATCGAGAACATGCAGCTCCTGACCGTCGCTAATTATGGCATCGGCTCTTCCTGAAATTAATTCTTGAGGAGGGATGTTTACCTCTGAAGCAACCACATGGATTTCTCTTATGCCGAGTAAGGGTTTCATAATGAGCTGATGAATATAATCACCATGATCAAACATTCTCAAAATCTTTGCTTCCATTTCTTTTCTGGGAGCGTTTTTAAATTTCAAAAAAGTTGCCCGGGGGCATCTTCCAGCATCTGTGATATAAAAATGATGCTGTTCTTTGTCTTTCTGTCTGTCTAAATAAAATTTATCAATGAGTTCTTTTAACATAGATCGACACTAATATACGAATTAATACCAATGATACTAATTTATGAATAACGAACATATGTCAAGGACGAAGGAGGTTCTCAAAGGCCACTTTCGGCATTGATGGCCTGTTCAAGGTAGCAAATCCGAGGTCGCCCGGAAATGCTCCTCGCAACTCAAGGCTTTCTGAGAGCCTTTCCATTTCTCTCCAATCATTCTGGAGCGAGGGTAAGCCCCTCAAAGAGCACCTCG
This genomic stretch from Candidatus Nealsonbacteria bacterium harbors:
- a CDS encoding Dna2/Cas4 domain-containing protein produces the protein MLKELIDKFYLDRQKDKEQHHFYITDAGRCPRATFLKFKNAPRKEMEAKILRMFDHGDYIHQLIMKPLLGIREIHVVASEVNIPPQELISGRADAIISDGQELHVLDIKSMNSIIFRNLQQPKEENVNQIQLYLHYFKIKKGILLYVNKDTQELKEFVVDYDKAQVQSLLSGLTNLKTKIHSNIVPSRMESWPSNWQCRYCQFKEICRMAGSGEVNWEGFKRKIEQLNSKES